In Zobellia roscoffensis, the following are encoded in one genomic region:
- a CDS encoding ATP-dependent helicase, producing the protein MKNFIDELNDAQRAPVLHKDGPLMVIAGAGSGKTRVLTFRIAYLMQQGVDPFNILALTFTNKAAREMKERIAKIAGRSETKNLWMGTFHSVFAKLLRYDGDKLGFPSNFTIYDTQDSQRLLASIIKEMGLDKDIYKYKQVQNRISSFKNSLITVKAYLNNPDLVEADAMAKRPRIGEIYQNYVDRCFKAGAMDFDDLLLRTNELLNRFPEVLAKYQDRFRYILVDEYQDTNHSQYLIVKALADRFHNICVVGDDAQSIYSFRGANISNILNFQKDYDNVGMYRLEQNYRSTRNIVNAANSIIANNKEQLEKVVWTSNDDGGSIKIHRSTTDAEEGRFVAGSIWDHKMNEQLDNGQFAVLYRTNSQSRAIEDALRKRDIPYRIYGGLSFYQRKEIKDVLSYLRLIINPKDEEALKRIINFPARGIGQTTLDKLTVAANHYNRSIFEVIQNLDKINLKINAGTQRKLQDFTTMIQSFQIMNKTTDAFVLAEHVAKKTGVLLEFKKDGTPEGIGKMENIEELLNGIKDFVEGQKEIDEATGSISEFLEDVALATDLDNDKGDDDRVALMTIHLAKGLEFPYVYIVGMEEDLFPSGMSMNTRSELEEERRLFYVALTRAEKQAYLTYTQNRYRWGKLIDAEPSRFLEEIDEKYVENLTPIDTGYRYKPLLDNDIFGEVDKSRLRQAKPVGGTPPSRKKPNETQLRKLRKLKPELATPVGNTNSVDPNLAEGSVINHTRFGRGKVIKIEGIGNDRKAEIQFEKGDIKKLLLRFAKLEVIS; encoded by the coding sequence TTGAAGAATTTCATAGATGAATTGAACGATGCCCAAAGAGCGCCCGTTCTTCACAAAGACGGTCCACTAATGGTTATTGCGGGTGCAGGGTCTGGCAAGACAAGAGTGCTTACCTTTCGGATTGCCTACTTAATGCAGCAAGGCGTTGACCCTTTCAATATTTTGGCACTGACCTTTACCAATAAGGCGGCGCGTGAAATGAAAGAGCGTATTGCTAAGATCGCGGGTAGATCCGAGACCAAAAACCTTTGGATGGGAACGTTTCACTCTGTTTTTGCAAAGTTGTTGCGGTATGATGGAGATAAATTAGGCTTCCCGAGTAATTTCACCATTTATGATACACAAGACTCTCAGCGTTTATTAGCTTCCATAATTAAAGAAATGGGGCTTGACAAGGACATTTATAAGTATAAACAAGTACAGAACCGTATTTCGTCTTTTAAGAATAGCCTTATTACGGTTAAAGCATATTTGAACAATCCTGATTTGGTAGAGGCAGATGCCATGGCTAAAAGACCTAGAATAGGAGAGATATACCAAAATTATGTAGACCGCTGTTTTAAAGCGGGTGCAATGGATTTTGATGACCTTTTACTTCGTACAAACGAACTATTAAATCGTTTCCCTGAAGTATTGGCAAAATATCAGGATCGGTTTAGGTATATTTTGGTAGATGAGTACCAAGATACCAACCACTCGCAATATCTTATTGTAAAAGCTCTTGCAGATCGTTTTCATAACATTTGCGTTGTGGGTGATGATGCACAGAGTATTTATTCTTTCCGTGGTGCTAACATTAGTAATATCTTAAATTTCCAGAAAGATTACGACAATGTAGGTATGTATCGTCTAGAACAGAATTACAGGTCTACTAGAAATATTGTAAACGCAGCCAATTCCATAATTGCGAATAATAAAGAGCAGTTAGAGAAAGTAGTTTGGACCTCAAATGATGATGGCGGAAGCATAAAAATACACAGGAGTACCACTGATGCAGAAGAAGGTAGGTTCGTTGCGGGTTCCATTTGGGATCACAAAATGAACGAACAATTAGATAATGGTCAGTTTGCAGTTTTGTACCGTACCAACTCGCAATCACGTGCTATTGAAGATGCCTTAAGAAAGCGTGATATTCCCTACCGTATTTACGGTGGACTTTCTTTTTATCAACGTAAAGAAATTAAGGACGTTTTAAGTTATTTGCGCTTGATCATTAACCCTAAAGATGAGGAAGCGCTAAAACGGATTATCAATTTCCCTGCTCGTGGTATAGGTCAAACCACTTTAGATAAGCTAACGGTGGCAGCCAATCATTATAATCGTTCTATTTTTGAGGTTATTCAAAACCTTGATAAGATTAATTTAAAAATTAATGCTGGTACGCAACGAAAACTTCAGGATTTTACCACCATGATCCAAAGTTTTCAAATCATGAACAAAACAACCGATGCTTTTGTTTTAGCCGAACATGTGGCCAAAAAAACAGGTGTTCTTTTAGAGTTTAAAAAGGATGGTACACCAGAAGGAATTGGCAAGATGGAGAATATTGAAGAGCTGCTCAACGGTATTAAAGATTTTGTTGAGGGGCAGAAAGAAATAGACGAAGCTACTGGTAGTATTAGTGAGTTTCTGGAGGATGTTGCCCTGGCAACCGATTTGGATAATGACAAGGGAGATGATGATCGCGTGGCTTTGATGACTATTCATCTAGCTAAGGGGCTTGAATTTCCGTATGTGTATATTGTTGGGATGGAGGAAGACCTTTTTCCTTCCGGCATGAGTATGAATACCCGTAGTGAATTGGAAGAGGAGCGAAGGTTGTTTTACGTAGCATTAACGCGTGCAGAGAAACAGGCCTATCTTACATATACCCAAAATAGATACCGATGGGGAAAATTGATAGACGCTGAACCGAGTCGGTTTTTAGAGGAAATCGATGAAAAATATGTAGAGAACCTTACGCCAATTGATACTGGGTATCGCTACAAGCCACTTTTGGATAATGATATTTTTGGGGAAGTAGATAAAAGTAGATTAAGGCAGGCTAAACCAGTAGGCGGAACACCTCCTAGCCGTAAAAAACCGAATGAAACACAGCTTAGGAAGTTAAGAAAATTGAAACCTGAACTGGCTACTCCTGTTGGGAATACCAATTCTGTAGACCCAAATTTAGCTGAAGGCAGTGTTATTAACCACACTCGTTTTGGTCGTGGTAAAGTAATAAAAATTGAAGGCATAGGTAACGATAGAAAAGCCGAAATTCAATTTGAAAAAGGAGATATAAAGAAATTGCTACTTCGTTTTGCTAAGTTAGAGGTAATAAGCTAA
- a CDS encoding L-threonylcarbamoyladenylate synthase: MAEFIRIYEENPNPKEINRVVEVLRKGGLVIYPTDTVYGLGCDITNSRALEKIARIKGIKLAKANWSFICEDLSNLSDYVRQIDTATFKILKRALPGPYTFILPGNTNLPKDFKKKKTVGIRVPYNSIAKALVEGLGNPIVSTSIRDDDDLLEYTTDPELIYEKWENLVDVVIDGGYGDNMASTVIDLSTGEPEVLREGKGSLDIF; this comes from the coding sequence ATGGCTGAGTTTATAAGAATTTACGAAGAGAACCCTAACCCTAAAGAAATTAATAGGGTAGTGGAGGTACTAAGAAAAGGAGGTTTGGTTATCTATCCTACAGATACCGTTTATGGTTTGGGGTGTGATATTACCAACTCGCGTGCACTTGAAAAAATAGCCCGAATAAAGGGTATAAAATTAGCCAAGGCCAATTGGTCTTTTATATGTGAGGATCTCAGCAATCTTTCTGATTATGTGCGTCAAATAGACACGGCTACATTTAAAATATTGAAAAGGGCATTACCTGGTCCGTATACTTTTATTCTTCCGGGTAATACAAATTTGCCTAAAGACTTTAAAAAGAAAAAGACCGTAGGCATTCGTGTGCCTTATAATTCTATAGCTAAAGCTCTTGTGGAGGGTTTGGGCAACCCTATAGTGTCAACTTCTATTAGGGATGATGATGATTTATTGGAGTATACTACCGATCCGGAACTCATTTATGAGAAGTGGGAGAATTTGGTAGATGTTGTGATTGATGGCGGATATGGAGATAATATGGCGTCTACAGTGATTGATCTGTCTACTGGCGAGCCTGAAGTTCTTAGGGAAGGCAAGGGTAGTCTAGATATCTTTTAA
- a CDS encoding DUF5018 domain-containing protein: MCFLLIFVSCSKDSNETEETQSKSDKNELLEFSVTIQDTKNQLVINSNEILHTFPAEINLTGLTPVITISEKATISPKSGVAQDFTKEVIYTVTAENGTTNIYKVNLANEDEDAENKNVVFSFMNLAEGRSNFNHIKQPEAEADSIQYRIPYLSNIPALKLHLNLPEGATSIPKSDETLDFTNPVTYTVTFHSGDSKKYIVSVDNRLDQVELPPFSINMFADKAPGETITFNAYPTNPILDSVKVNLINSHTRESTPLIVEKIENTSYRSDAVTARLPESYLNGRYEIEIFIEHDNSTETNDSDLRFSKGTPNFSHASINGELDRVISRPGAHISANLYLDHSRLEDYTFSLKKDGVAYEFTNATYSSGSGNESFVLTLPDLDTADAPNGIDYKFAIHLDGEIYEYNLIDYWGKAIPVVSGGSPKNASVSKNVYTKGDMLTVTGENLYFANKGEYIFREFSEIVLASTDASGKDLSYRFPVESNSENTLSLPIPDKVQSGSYELKLKNNLIGYNNNNDAETGIEIEILQPASTHPTLVVTEAIIGVKSDKPFYKQARITFNESIEGIQVDEILFVENSLSVKNFLNYPTSVVTGQLEDNYLNEMDQKSDGKVLVTDNGVTYEIPFSIVFQH; this comes from the coding sequence ATGTGTTTTCTTTTAATTTTTGTCTCGTGCTCTAAAGATTCTAATGAAACCGAAGAAACACAATCAAAAAGTGACAAGAATGAATTACTGGAATTTAGCGTAACTATTCAAGACACAAAAAATCAACTAGTGATCAATTCCAATGAAATCTTACACACATTTCCTGCTGAAATTAATCTGACGGGTTTAACTCCTGTAATAACCATTTCAGAAAAAGCAACAATCTCGCCAAAATCCGGTGTTGCACAAGACTTTACCAAAGAAGTAATTTATACGGTTACCGCGGAAAACGGCACCACCAATATTTATAAAGTTAACCTTGCCAATGAAGACGAAGATGCCGAAAACAAAAATGTCGTTTTTAGTTTCATGAATCTGGCTGAAGGTAGAAGTAATTTTAACCATATTAAACAACCGGAAGCTGAGGCAGATTCAATTCAGTATCGTATTCCATATCTAAGCAATATTCCGGCTCTAAAGCTTCACCTTAATCTTCCTGAGGGAGCTACTAGTATACCTAAATCTGACGAAACATTAGACTTTACCAATCCAGTTACTTATACGGTTACTTTCCATTCAGGAGACTCTAAGAAATATATTGTTAGTGTGGACAATCGTCTTGATCAAGTTGAGCTACCACCTTTTAGCATAAATATGTTTGCCGATAAAGCACCTGGCGAAACCATTACTTTTAACGCCTATCCCACCAATCCAATTTTGGACAGTGTTAAAGTCAATTTGATAAACAGCCATACCCGTGAAAGTACACCGTTAATTGTTGAAAAGATTGAAAATACATCCTATAGAAGTGATGCTGTAACAGCTAGATTACCAGAATCATATTTAAATGGAAGGTATGAGATTGAGATTTTTATTGAACATGATAATAGTACAGAAACTAATGATAGTGACCTTCGTTTTAGCAAAGGAACACCCAACTTTAGCCATGCTAGTATTAATGGCGAATTGGACAGGGTTATAAGCCGCCCTGGAGCTCACATTTCTGCTAATTTGTACTTAGATCATTCTCGCTTAGAAGATTATACTTTTAGCCTCAAAAAGGATGGTGTAGCATATGAATTTACAAATGCAACCTATAGCTCTGGGTCCGGTAATGAGAGTTTTGTTCTCACCCTTCCTGACCTGGATACTGCAGATGCGCCCAACGGTATCGATTACAAATTTGCTATTCATCTTGATGGAGAAATATATGAATACAATCTTATAGACTACTGGGGAAAAGCTATCCCAGTGGTTTCTGGAGGAAGTCCTAAAAATGCATCCGTTAGCAAAAATGTATATACAAAAGGTGATATGCTGACCGTTACCGGAGAAAACCTATACTTTGCAAATAAGGGAGAGTATATATTTAGAGAGTTTTCTGAAATAGTTTTAGCATCAACGGATGCTAGCGGAAAAGACCTTTCATATCGTTTTCCAGTAGAGTCAAACAGTGAAAATACTCTGAGCCTTCCGATTCCGGATAAAGTTCAGAGTGGCAGTTATGAACTTAAATTGAAAAATAACCTTATAGGGTACAATAACAATAATGATGCTGAGACAGGTATAGAGATTGAAATATTACAACCCGCTTCAACACATCCTACACTAGTTGTAACCGAAGCCATTATAGGTGTTAAGTCAGATAAACCATTTTACAAACAAGCAAGAATAACATTCAATGAAAGCATTGAAGGCATTCAGGTTGATGAAATACTTTTTGTAGAAAATTCGTTGAGTGTGAAGAACTTCTTAAACTACCCTACTTCTGTAGTAACAGGCCAACTAGAGGATAATTATCTTAATGAAATGGATCAAAAAAGTGATGGTAAGGTCTTGGTTACTGATAATGGAGTAACCTATGAAATTCCTTTCTCAATTGTTTTTCAGCATTAA
- the holA gene encoding DNA polymerase III subunit delta produces MDEAKQIVNDIKNGIIKPIYFLFGEEPYYIDAIASYIEKNLLAEEEKGFNQMVLYGKDVTIDDIVANAKRYPMMAERQVVIVKEAQHLVRTIENLTAYVDNPQVTTVLVVCYKYKKLDKRKKLYKSVQKAGVLFESKKLYENQVSDWIRKNLQGRGYNISHKAAILLTEYLGTDLSRINNEIEKLQLVLPKQSEITPAEIEAHIGISKDYNNFELKKAIGERNVLKATRIINYFAQNPKDNPFVLTVTLLHTFFSQLLQYHGLKDHSPKSVASALRINPYFVGEFQTAARNYPMRKVSGIISALREMDLKGKGVGANVNSQADLLKELLVKIL; encoded by the coding sequence ATGGATGAAGCAAAACAAATAGTTAACGATATTAAAAACGGCATAATTAAACCCATATATTTTTTATTTGGGGAGGAGCCCTATTATATTGATGCCATTGCCTCATATATTGAGAAAAATTTACTTGCGGAAGAGGAAAAGGGTTTTAATCAAATGGTTCTTTATGGAAAAGATGTAACCATAGATGATATTGTTGCTAATGCAAAAAGATATCCTATGATGGCAGAACGTCAAGTAGTCATTGTTAAAGAGGCTCAGCATTTAGTGCGCACCATTGAAAACTTGACCGCTTATGTAGATAACCCCCAAGTAACAACGGTATTGGTTGTTTGTTATAAGTACAAAAAATTAGACAAGCGTAAGAAGCTATATAAGTCGGTGCAAAAGGCTGGGGTTCTTTTTGAGAGCAAAAAGCTATACGAAAACCAAGTTTCTGATTGGATTAGGAAAAATTTACAGGGAAGGGGATACAACATTTCTCATAAAGCTGCAATTCTACTTACTGAGTATTTAGGAACTGACTTGAGCCGTATTAATAATGAAATAGAAAAGCTTCAACTGGTATTGCCAAAACAGAGTGAGATTACCCCAGCAGAGATTGAAGCTCACATTGGTATTAGTAAAGATTATAATAATTTTGAGCTGAAAAAGGCCATTGGTGAGAGAAATGTGCTGAAAGCCACGCGGATAATCAATTATTTTGCGCAAAACCCAAAAGATAATCCATTTGTTCTCACCGTTACTTTATTACATACCTTTTTTAGTCAGCTTTTGCAATACCATGGTTTAAAGGATCATTCTCCCAAAAGTGTTGCGAGCGCACTACGAATTAACCCGTATTTTGTGGGTGAGTTTCAGACAGCGGCACGAAATTATCCTATGAGAAAAGTAAGCGGAATTATATCTGCTCTTCGTGAAATGGATTTGAAAGGAAAAGGAGTAGGAGCTAACGTTAATTCACAAGCAGATCTTTTAAAAGAACTATTGGTGAAAATTTTATAA
- a CDS encoding DoxX family protein, producing the protein MSNTLLKDIGLALLRISASAMMAVHGYGKLQMLINGVEFADPIGIGATPSLFLAVLAELVCPILIIFGFKTRWVAIPTAVTMAVAAFLIHGADPFQKKELALIYFAVFVSIILLGPGKFSIDKR; encoded by the coding sequence ATGTCTAACACACTTTTGAAAGATATTGGCCTAGCTCTATTACGAATCTCAGCATCTGCAATGATGGCTGTTCATGGATATGGAAAATTGCAAATGTTAATCAATGGTGTTGAATTTGCGGACCCTATAGGTATAGGCGCAACACCTTCTTTATTTTTAGCTGTGCTAGCAGAGTTGGTTTGTCCAATTTTAATCATATTTGGCTTTAAGACCAGATGGGTAGCCATACCTACAGCTGTTACTATGGCAGTTGCAGCCTTCCTTATACATGGAGCAGACCCTTTTCAGAAGAAAGAGTTAGCCTTAATTTATTTTGCGGTATTCGTTTCTATTATTCTTTTAGGACCCGGAAAATTCAGTATAGACAAAAGATAA
- a CDS encoding OmpA/MotB family protein, whose amino-acid sequence MKKLILGCLGVTLLLSSCVSQKKYSDLETKHKEAQDLLNSATVKLNDCLEEKATASSRLKTLQDQNSFLKANNQELINNMGNLTTLTSKGAENLEKSLESLQEKDLTIRKLQDAITRRDSVNLSLVQSLKGVLGNLDDEDIQISVEKGVVFVSISDKLLFSSGSYNVTSKAKNILGKVAQVVNNKPDFEFMVEGHTDDVPYGRHGVLLDNWDLSVKRATAVVRILQNDYNVDPKRMTAAGRSEYVPVSTTEKSKNRRTRIVVLPKIDQFYSMIEEGMDDPAINN is encoded by the coding sequence ATGAAGAAATTAATTTTAGGCTGTTTAGGAGTGACCTTGTTGTTGTCCTCATGTGTTTCACAGAAGAAGTATTCAGATTTAGAAACCAAGCACAAGGAAGCTCAGGATCTTTTAAATTCCGCAACGGTTAAATTGAACGATTGTTTAGAAGAAAAGGCTACTGCTAGTTCTAGACTAAAAACATTACAAGATCAGAATTCATTTTTAAAAGCGAATAACCAAGAGTTGATCAATAACATGGGCAACTTGACTACCTTGACATCTAAAGGTGCCGAGAACCTTGAGAAGTCTTTGGAAAGCTTACAAGAGAAAGATCTTACTATTCGTAAGTTACAAGATGCAATCACTAGAAGAGATTCTGTAAACCTTTCTTTGGTTCAGAGCTTAAAAGGTGTTTTAGGTAACTTAGATGACGAAGACATTCAAATTAGTGTAGAAAAAGGTGTTGTTTTTGTATCTATCTCAGATAAATTATTGTTTAGTAGTGGTAGCTACAATGTTACTAGCAAAGCAAAAAATATTCTTGGAAAAGTTGCACAAGTTGTGAACAACAAGCCAGATTTTGAGTTTATGGTAGAAGGCCATACTGATGATGTTCCTTACGGAAGACATGGCGTTTTATTAGACAACTGGGATTTAAGTGTAAAGCGTGCTACTGCCGTAGTTAGAATTTTACAGAATGATTATAATGTTGACCCTAAGCGTATGACTGCTGCCGGTAGATCAGAGTATGTTCCTGTTTCTACAACTGAAAAATCAAAAAACAGAAGAACACGTATTGTTGTACTTCCTAAAATTGATCAGTTCTATAGCATGATTGAAGAAGGTATGGATGATCCTGCCATCAACAACTAA
- a CDS encoding glycosyltransferase family 2 protein, translated as MRIAIVILNWNGEVLLERYLPSVIQYSDGADIYVVDNASTDGSVAFVETNYPNVTVVQNAKNGGFTTGYNIGLKSVEADVYCLLNSDVEVTEGWLEPIIKAFNENKDAAIIQPKILDLMRKDHFEYAGAGGGFIDQLGYPFCRGRIFQELEEDKGQYDDIIEIFWATGACMFIKSDVFWDLKGFDEDYFAHQEEVDLCWRAKNKGYKILYVGTSHVYHLGGSTLSNMNPKKTFLNFRNSLFSLMKNLPRRKALILVLIRLLSDGVAALRFIFQLKFTHCFAILKAHLSFYRHFGKMYKRREKANFIPKYYKVKSIVWQHFVHHIKNFNDLVKH; from the coding sequence TTGCGTATAGCCATAGTCATACTTAATTGGAACGGAGAGGTACTTCTTGAAAGGTACCTGCCATCGGTCATTCAATATTCCGATGGTGCAGATATATACGTTGTAGATAACGCATCTACGGATGGCTCTGTGGCTTTTGTTGAGACCAACTACCCTAATGTCACCGTTGTTCAAAACGCTAAAAATGGCGGATTTACCACAGGCTATAATATAGGCTTAAAAAGTGTTGAAGCAGATGTATACTGTCTTCTAAATTCTGATGTAGAAGTTACAGAGGGATGGTTAGAACCTATCATTAAAGCATTTAACGAAAATAAGGATGCGGCCATTATTCAGCCAAAAATCCTCGATTTGATGCGTAAAGATCATTTTGAATATGCAGGTGCAGGTGGTGGCTTCATTGATCAGCTGGGCTATCCGTTTTGTAGAGGTCGAATTTTTCAGGAACTAGAGGAAGACAAAGGTCAATATGATGATATTATTGAAATATTCTGGGCTACTGGAGCATGTATGTTCATTAAAAGTGATGTCTTTTGGGATTTAAAAGGTTTTGACGAAGATTACTTTGCCCATCAAGAAGAGGTTGATTTATGTTGGAGAGCAAAAAATAAGGGATATAAAATCTTATATGTAGGTACTTCTCATGTCTATCATTTGGGAGGTTCAACCCTAAGTAACATGAATCCGAAAAAGACTTTTCTTAATTTTAGAAATTCTCTTTTTTCCTTGATGAAAAACTTACCACGAAGAAAAGCATTGATTTTAGTACTCATACGCCTCTTGTCAGATGGTGTTGCGGCTTTACGCTTCATTTTTCAGCTAAAATTCACGCACTGTTTTGCCATTTTAAAGGCGCATTTAAGTTTTTATAGACATTTTGGAAAGATGTATAAAAGGCGTGAAAAAGCTAATTTTATCCCAAAGTATTATAAGGTGAAGTCCATTGTATGGCAGCATTTCGTACATCATATAAAGAATTTTAACGATTTAGTAAAACATTAA
- a CDS encoding type I restriction enzyme HsdR N-terminal domain-containing protein, with product MVPLNFPEYKFRFKSSENNVRIFDTIRKKFVVLQPEEWVRQHVVNYLVIEKKYPKSLVNVEKQLIINNIKKRYDVVVFNSDGSIHILVECKAPEISISQITFDQIARYNLELKADFLMVTNGLDHFYCKMDFTSEKYTFLRNIPDFSR from the coding sequence ATGGTACCCCTTAATTTCCCTGAGTATAAATTCCGTTTCAAAAGTAGCGAAAATAACGTGCGTATTTTTGACACCATACGCAAAAAATTTGTGGTTCTGCAACCGGAAGAATGGGTAAGACAACATGTGGTTAATTATCTTGTGATAGAAAAAAAATACCCAAAAAGCTTAGTAAATGTGGAGAAACAGCTGATTATCAATAACATTAAAAAAAGGTATGATGTAGTTGTTTTTAATTCAGATGGGAGCATTCACATACTCGTAGAATGCAAAGCTCCCGAAATAAGTATTAGCCAAATTACCTTTGATCAAATAGCGCGCTATAACCTAGAACTTAAAGCAGACTTCCTGATGGTGACCAATGGACTTGACCATTTTTATTGTAAAATGGATTTTACGTCAGAAAAGTATACTTTTCTAAGGAATATTCCTGATTTTAGCCGTTAA